The following coding sequences are from one Rhipicephalus microplus isolate Deutch F79 chromosome 3, USDA_Rmic, whole genome shotgun sequence window:
- the LOC119163339 gene encoding high-affinity choline transporter 1-like, translating to MLSYLSAVGCIMLAIPPAVIGAAAKSANFTAAGYHGPYYLRNKDSNRVLPNSIRYLTSGLVSIMGLIGITAAIMSSADSSMLSASSMVTKNVYQSFIRPMASDVEVSLVLRIMVFAIGSWATYLALSVESVFELWLLCSDLIYVLLFPQLICVLYFEKSNTYGSLLAFSVGVVFRWMCGEPIMNVPVTLRLPLYDEEHGQVFPFRLTCMLIGLITQLLGSYCAFLAFRSGWIPQRLDVFHCFAAAKSKPTDQSCTHVPPHHELSGRNDTSPNETAPRGHKTSAVNASSKPRKTSSSDASSNATRTSAEAKKSRKTIGEGGSSKLSRKESTQSQKDTETEDATRRAPEPTTAKSDLPANTKKSESKLEARRSSDSSKASLKKQNRSISRVQIDWGAERRL from the exons ATGCTGTCGTATCTGTCCGCCGTGGGATGCATCATGCTCGCCATTCCGCCCGCCGTCATCGGCGCAGCGGCCAAGAGTGCGA ACTTCACGGCCGCCGGCTACCACGGGCCCTACTATCTGCGCAACAAGGACAGCAACCGGGTGCTGCCCAACTCGATCCGCTACCTGACGTCCGGCTTGGTCTCCATCATGGGCCTGATCGGAATCACGGCTGCGATCATGTCGTCGGCGGACTCTTCCATGCTCAGCGCCTCCTCCATGGTCACCAAGAACGTCTATCAGTCCTTCATTCGGCCCATG GCTTCCGACGTCGAGGTGTCACTGGTGTTGCGAATCATGGTATTCGCCATCGGGTCTTGGGCCACCTATTTGGCGCTGTCCGTGGAGTCCGTGTTTGAGCTGTGGCTTCTCTGCTCGGACTTAATCTACGTGCTGCTCTTTCCGCAGCTCATATGCGTCCTCTACTTCGAAAAGAGCAACACGTACGGCTCATTGCTGG CGTTCTCCGTTGGCGTGGTTTTCCGCTGGATGTGCGGCGAGCCGATCATGAACGTGCCGGTGACGCTCAGGCTGCCGCTGTACGACGAAGAGCACGGCCAGGTGTTTCCCTTTCGGCTCACCTGCATGCTGATCGGCCTCATCACGCAACTTCTGGGCTCGTACTGCGCGTTCCTGGCTTTCCGCAGCGGCTGGATACCACAGCGGCTCGACGTCTTCCACTGCTTCGCCGCGGCCAAGTCCAAGCCGACCGACCAGAGCTGCACGCACGTGCCGCCGCACCACGAGTTGAGCGGCAGGAACGACACGAGCCCGAACGAGACCGCTCCCCGAGGCCACAAGACCAGCGCCGTCAACGCTTCGTCCAAGCCGAGGAAGACCAGCTCCAGCGACGCTTCGTCGAATGCCACGAGAACCAGCGCCGAGGCTAAGAAGTCCCGGAAGACCATCGGCGAGGGCGGTTCTTCGAAGCTCAGCCGGAAAGAAAGCACGCAATCTCAGAAAGACACCGAGACGGAAGACGCGACGCGACGAGCGCCCGAACCGACGACCGCCAAGTCGGACCTTCCGGCCAACACCAAGAAATCGGAGAGCAAACTGGAAGCGAGACGTTCGAGCGATTCGTCTAAGGCGTCTTTAAAGAAACAGAATCGTTCCATAAGCCGGGTCCAGATCGACTGGGGCGCCGAACGTCGTCTCTAA
- the LOC119163330 gene encoding high affinity choline transporter 1-like → MAVNVVAMMLVIIYYCAVVTLGVWSSRRLGSDSSAQMSRLSVESRRKQDAAHFLMKLFIANRHLPLVLGVGSMTATWVGGGYLNGTAEAVYKNGLLHCHAPLGYAVSLVLGGTFFASKMRATRPITMLDPFQTRYGRWMALLLCFPAVVGEVFWTAAVLAALGDTAHAIMEVDVRFFVVASALVVFFYTSLGGVYVVTHTDVLQIASTAICLWICVPFCLHHHAVGLIGPPHDDWVGTIAKGEASQLFDAFLMTALGGIPWQKTSPYFYLHRL, encoded by the exons ATGGCCGTGAACGTGGTGGCCATGATGCTGGTGATCATCTACTACTGCGCCGTGGTCACGCTGGGCGTGTGGTCGAGCCGCAGGTTGGGCTCGGACAGCAGCGCGCAGATGTCGCGGCTCAGCGTCGAGTCGCGCCGGAAGCAGGACGCGGCCCACTTCCTCATGAAGCTGTTCATAGCCAACCGCCACCTGCCACTCGTGCTGGGCGTCGGCTCCATGACCG CGACCTGGGTTGGTGGTGGTTACCTGAACGGCACAGCGGAGGCTGTCTACAAGAACGGACTTCTGCATTGTCACGCCCCTCTGGGCTACGCAGTCAGTCTGGTTTTAG GCGGCACTTTCTTCGCGAGCAAGATGCGCGCGACCAGGCCGATAACGATGCTGGACCCGTTCCAGACGCGCTACGGCCGGTGGATGGCGTTGCTGCTCTGCTTCCCCGCAGTTGTCGGGGAAGTCTTCTGGACTGCCGCCGTCTTGGCAGCACTCG GTGACACCGCCCACGCAATCATGGAGGTGGACGTTCGTTTCTTCGTCGTCGCCTCAGCGCTGGTCGTGTTCTTCTACACATCCCTCGGCGGTGTCTACGTGGTCACACACACCGATGTCCTCCAGATTGCCAGTACGGCCATCTGTCTC TGGATCTGCGTGCCGTTCTGCCTGCACCACCATGCGGTCGGCTTGATCGGCCCTCCGCACGACGACTGGGTCGGCACGATCGCGAAAGGCGAAGCGAGCCAGCTCTTTGACGCCTTCCTCATGACCGCGCTAGGTGGCATCCCGTGGCag AAAACAAGCCCGTACTTTTACTTACACCGACTGTGA